The Meleagris gallopavo isolate NT-WF06-2002-E0010 breed Aviagen turkey brand Nicholas breeding stock chromosome 10, Turkey_5.1, whole genome shotgun sequence genome contains a region encoding:
- the LOC100538944 gene encoding dynamin-3, which produces IHVSRDFLPRGSGIVTRRPLVLQLVTAKTEYAEFLHCKGRKFTDFDEVRQEIEVETDRITGVNKGISSIPINLRIYSPHVLSLTLIDLPGITKVPVGDQPPDIEQQIRDMIMQFISRENCLILAVTPANTDLANSDALKLAKEVDPQGLRTIGVITKLDLMDEGTDARDVLENKLLPLRRGYIGVVNRSQKDIDGKKDIKAALLAERKFFLSHPAYRHMADRMGTPYLQKVLNQQLTNHIRDTLPAFRSKLQSQLLSIEHEVEVYKNFRPEDPTRKTKALLQMVQQFSVDFEKRIEGSGDQVDTLELSGGAKINRIFHERFPFELVKMEFNEKELRREISYAIKNIHGIRQVLPCFQG; this is translated from the exons AGTATGCTGAATTTCTACACTGTAAAGGAAGGAAGTTTACAGATTTTGATGAAGTTCGTCAGGAAATTGAAGTAGAAACAGATAGAATAACAGGAGTGAACAAAGGGATTTCTTCAATTCCTATTAACTTAAGAATATATTCTCCACATG TACTAAGCCTGACTCTTATTGACTTGCCGGGAATCACTAAAGTGCCAGTAGGAGATCAGCCTCCAGATATTGAGCAACAGATAAGAGACATGATAATGCAGTTCATCTCTCGAGAAAACTGTTTGATATTGGCTGTGACTCCAGCTAACACTGATCTGGCCAACTCAGATGCTCTGAAGTTAGCTAAAGAAGTAGACCCTCAAG GTCTTAGGACCATTGGTGTGATCACAAAATTGGATCTCATGGATGAAGGAACAGATGCAAGAGACGTTCTAGAAAATAAACTACTTCCTCTTCGTAGAG GTTACATTGGTGTTGTGAACAGAAGCCAAAAGGACATTGATGGGAAGAAGGACATAAAGGCAGCTCTTctagcagaaagaaaattctttctttcccaccCAGCATACAGGCACATGGCAGATCGGATGGGAACGCCGTATCTTCAGAAAGTTCTAAACCAG CAACTTACCAATCATATTCGGGATACCCTGCCAGCCTTCAGGAGCAAACTTCAGAGCCAGCTGCTTTCTATAGAACACGAAGTAGAGGTATACAAAAACTTCAGACCAGAAGATccaaccagaaaaacaaaagccttgTTGCA GATGGTACAGCAGTTTTCAGTGGACTTTGAAAAAAGAATTGAAGGATCAGGAGATCAGGTCGATACACTAGAACTTTCAGGTGGTGCCAAAATCAATCGTATTTTCCATGAACGTTTCCCTTTCGAACTAGTGAAG ATGGAGTTCAATGAGAAAGAGCTGCGGAGAGAAATAAGTTATGCCATCAAGAACATACATGGTATCAGGCAAGTGCTCCCCTGTTTTCAAGGCTGA